A genomic region of Lysinibacillus sp. 2017 contains the following coding sequences:
- a CDS encoding DUF485 domain-containing protein — MGNNQKATIDYDKIASQDSFRKLAKRKNSFLWSMTVIFLGLYMLLPILTSYTDILHQKAFGDITWVWVYAAGLFVMTWSLAHFYVSKATKYDKEAKAIIAEYEGGQAK; from the coding sequence ATGGGGAATAATCAAAAAGCAACAATTGATTATGACAAAATCGCATCACAAGATTCGTTTAGAAAGTTAGCAAAACGAAAAAATTCATTTCTGTGGTCAATGACGGTAATCTTCTTAGGACTTTATATGTTATTACCAATTTTAACGTCATACACAGATATTCTTCACCAAAAAGCATTTGGTGATATTACATGGGTATGGGTATACGCTGCTGGGTTATTTGTAATGACTTGGAGTTTAGCTCATTTCTATGTATCAAAAGCAACTAAATACGATAAAGAGGCAAAAGCAATCATTGCTGAATATGAAGGAGGACAAGCAAAATGA